One window of the Candidatus Goldiibacteriota bacterium HGW-Goldbacteria-1 genome contains the following:
- a CDS encoding phosphopyruvate hydratase, translating to MSCIERIHARQVIDSRGNPTVEADVILCDGTMGRAAVPSGASTGTKEAVELRDGDKKKWGGKSVLKAVDNVNEKIAKELKGMDVADQAGLDKKMIEIDGTPTKAKLGANAILAVSMAAAKAAAQLHGLPLYRYLGGFNAKQLPVPMANVINGGAHADSNVDIQEFMIMPVGAPSFSEAMRWGAETFHALKSVIKARGYNTAVGDEGGFAPSCKSNEEPLQLLVEAIEKAGYKPGVDISIAMDPAASEFYDEAKKRYIFKKSTKEELTSEQMVDFWMNLINKYPIISIEDGMSEHDWAGHKLLTDKAGKKIQLVGDDLFVTNPAILKKGIEADTCNSILIKVNQIGTLTETFDAIEMAKRAGYTAVVSHRSGETEDATIADIAVATNAGQIKTGSFSRTDRIAKYNQLLRIEEELGDLAQYNGRANFYNLK from the coding sequence ATGAGCTGCATTGAAAGGATACATGCAAGACAGGTAATAGATTCACGCGGTAATCCCACAGTTGAAGCGGATGTAATTCTCTGCGATGGTACAATGGGAAGGGCGGCAGTACCTTCAGGCGCGTCCACAGGAACAAAAGAAGCGGTTGAACTTCGTGACGGCGACAAGAAAAAATGGGGCGGCAAAAGCGTATTAAAAGCCGTTGATAATGTTAACGAGAAAATAGCAAAAGAATTAAAAGGAATGGATGTTGCAGATCAGGCAGGGCTTGATAAAAAGATGATAGAAATTGACGGCACGCCTACAAAGGCAAAACTTGGCGCTAACGCGATTCTTGCGGTTTCAATGGCTGCCGCAAAAGCGGCGGCACAGCTTCACGGCCTTCCGTTATACCGCTACCTTGGCGGATTCAACGCTAAACAGCTGCCGGTTCCAATGGCAAACGTAATAAACGGCGGAGCACACGCTGACAGCAACGTGGACATTCAGGAATTTATGATAATGCCCGTCGGCGCGCCTTCTTTCAGCGAAGCCATGAGATGGGGAGCAGAGACTTTTCACGCTTTAAAATCAGTTATAAAAGCAAGGGGATACAATACGGCAGTCGGCGACGAAGGCGGATTTGCGCCAAGCTGCAAATCGAACGAAGAACCTCTGCAGCTGCTTGTTGAAGCTATTGAAAAAGCGGGATACAAACCGGGCGTTGATATTTCAATAGCTATGGATCCGGCTGCTTCTGAATTTTATGATGAAGCAAAGAAAAGGTACATCTTCAAAAAATCCACAAAAGAAGAGTTAACATCAGAACAGATGGTGGATTTCTGGATGAACCTTATCAATAAATACCCTATTATCTCCATTGAAGACGGCATGTCAGAACACGACTGGGCCGGGCATAAGCTTTTAACCGATAAAGCAGGAAAGAAAATACAGCTTGTGGGAGATGATTTATTTGTAACAAACCCCGCTATTCTGAAAAAGGGAATAGAGGCAGATACCTGTAATTCAATCCTTATCAAGGTAAATCAGATTGGAACACTGACAGAAACATTTGACGCGATTGAAATGGCAAAACGCGCAGGCTACACGGCGGTTGTATCACACCGTTCCGGCGAAACAGAAGACGCGACAATTGCGGATATCGCTGTTGCAACAAACGCAGGCCAGATAAAGACCGGTTCGTTCTCCAGAACTGACCGTATCGCAAAATACAACCAGCTGTTAAGGATAGAAGAAGAGCTGGGAGATTTAGCACAGTACAACGGCAGGGCAAATTTTTATAATTTAAAGTAA
- a CDS encoding glutamine synthetase type III — protein MAKKKALKSPNPADCFGENVFNEKKMKALLSPAVFKELKKTLDFGFPMSKSTADAVATAMKDWAIGRGATHYTHWFQPLTGITAEKHDSFINPVADGTIKMEFSGKQLIQGEPDASSFPSGGLRATFEARGYTAWDPTSPCFLKEDAEGDLTLYIPTAFYSYTGVALDKKIPVLRSMEAVSKHALRLLKALGNTTTKKVTPTLGPEQEYFLIEKEYFMSRMDLIMTGRTLFGAPPPKGQELEDQYFGSIKDRVSAYMTDLDQELWKLGVLSKTRHNEVAPGQFENAPVFNTLNLAIDHNQIVMDTMQRIALRHGLVCLLHEKPFKGVNGSGKHNNWSLSTDDGQNLLEPGATPHDNMQFLIFLAALIKSVDKHADMLRGTCASAGNDHRLGANEAPPAIISIYLGELLSAVLEKIEKGEKFVAKDASFLHMGVDLLPRFPLDNSDRNRTSPFAFTGNKFEFRMVGSAMSCASPNIVLNTIAAESFDEFATRLEKSKNVKKEAAAIVAEVVKNHKKVIFNGNGYSAEWEKEAEKRGLPNVKNSVDAHKAFTTKKAKDVFAKYGVLSNEELHSRYEIYIEQYAKIINIEGQTALKMSKTLFIPAVIRYAESLSDAVIKAKQAGVSTKTQSQLLEEITFLLESASKKTAVLEAELGKAAKIQETVAKAETYRDKVFTAFTSLREDIDALETIMPEAAWPVPVYSEMLFNL, from the coding sequence ATGGCAAAGAAAAAAGCATTAAAAAGTCCTAACCCGGCTGATTGTTTTGGGGAAAATGTTTTTAACGAAAAGAAGATGAAAGCCCTTCTATCTCCGGCGGTTTTTAAGGAACTAAAGAAGACCCTGGACTTCGGTTTTCCCATGTCAAAATCAACCGCTGACGCAGTGGCAACAGCGATGAAAGACTGGGCAATTGGCAGGGGCGCCACGCATTACACCCACTGGTTTCAGCCATTAACCGGAATCACCGCCGAAAAGCATGACAGTTTTATCAACCCTGTCGCTGACGGCACCATTAAAATGGAATTTTCCGGCAAACAGTTAATTCAGGGCGAACCTGACGCATCATCATTTCCGTCAGGCGGCTTAAGGGCCACTTTTGAAGCGCGCGGATATACAGCGTGGGACCCCACTTCACCATGTTTCTTAAAAGAAGACGCGGAAGGCGACCTTACGCTTTACATCCCCACAGCTTTTTATTCCTACACAGGCGTCGCGCTTGACAAGAAAATTCCCGTGCTGCGTTCAATGGAAGCGGTTTCCAAGCACGCTTTAAGGCTTTTAAAAGCCCTTGGCAATACCACAACAAAAAAAGTTACACCCACGCTTGGGCCTGAACAGGAATATTTTCTTATTGAAAAAGAGTACTTTATGTCCAGGATGGACTTAATAATGACAGGCCGCACGCTTTTTGGCGCGCCGCCTCCCAAGGGACAGGAACTTGAAGACCAGTACTTTGGTTCCATAAAAGACAGGGTCTCTGCATACATGACAGACCTTGATCAGGAACTCTGGAAACTTGGAGTACTTTCAAAAACAAGGCATAACGAAGTGGCGCCCGGTCAGTTTGAAAACGCGCCGGTCTTTAACACACTTAACCTTGCAATTGACCACAACCAGATAGTAATGGACACAATGCAGCGCATAGCATTAAGGCACGGCCTTGTCTGCCTGCTTCACGAAAAACCTTTTAAGGGCGTAAACGGTTCCGGCAAACACAACAACTGGTCTTTAAGCACAGACGACGGACAGAACCTTTTAGAACCCGGCGCAACACCGCATGACAATATGCAGTTTTTAATTTTCCTTGCGGCTTTAATCAAGTCAGTTGACAAACACGCGGATATGCTTCGCGGCACATGCGCGTCTGCCGGCAACGACCACAGGCTTGGCGCCAACGAAGCTCCTCCCGCCATTATTTCAATATATCTGGGAGAGCTGCTGTCAGCCGTACTTGAAAAGATTGAAAAAGGCGAAAAATTCGTGGCTAAAGACGCTTCTTTCCTTCACATGGGCGTTGACCTTCTTCCGCGCTTCCCGCTTGATAATTCAGACAGAAACAGGACATCGCCTTTTGCCTTTACCGGCAACAAGTTTGAATTCAGAATGGTGGGTTCTGCCATGTCATGCGCAAGCCCGAATATAGTGTTAAACACCATAGCCGCGGAATCGTTTGACGAATTCGCGACCCGCCTTGAAAAATCAAAGAACGTAAAAAAAGAAGCGGCGGCAATTGTGGCTGAAGTTGTTAAAAACCACAAAAAAGTTATTTTCAACGGCAACGGTTATTCCGCGGAATGGGAAAAAGAAGCGGAAAAACGCGGACTGCCGAATGTTAAAAACTCCGTTGACGCACACAAGGCTTTTACCACTAAAAAAGCAAAAGATGTTTTTGCCAAATACGGTGTGCTTTCAAACGAAGAACTTCACAGCAGATATGAAATTTACATTGAACAGTACGCCAAGATAATTAACATAGAAGGCCAGACAGCTTTAAAAATGTCTAAAACACTTTTTATCCCCGCTGTTATCAGATACGCAGAATCACTGTCTGACGCTGTAATTAAGGCAAAGCAGGCTGGAGTTTCAACAAAGACACAGTCCCAGCTTTTAGAAGAGATAACTTTCCTTCTTGAATCCGCTTCAAAAAAGACAGCAGTACTTGAAGCAGAACTGGGAAAAGCCGCCAAAATACAGGAAACTGTAGCAAAAGCAGAGACTTACAGAGACAAGGTTTTCACGGCGTTTACTTCCTTAAGGGAAGACATAGACGCGCTGGAAACAATAATGCCGGAAGCCGCATGGCCTGTTCCGGTTTATTCGGAAATGCTGTTTAACCTTTAA